The following proteins are co-located in the Solanum pennellii chromosome 1, SPENNV200 genome:
- the LOC107007231 gene encoding calvin cycle protein CP12-1, chloroplastic: MATIAGVSLTSPKILAKNSNSPNFKPFKFPCLNNPWKKSSTKFGLVCSAAPDNKLSDLVADSVKGAEETCNENPASGECAAAWDVVEEASAAASHARDKKKQEDVLENYCKENPETDECRTYDN; this comes from the coding sequence atggcaACAATTGCTGGTGTTAGTCTCACTAGTCCAAAAATCTTGGCCAAAAATTCCAACTCCCCTAATTTTAAGCCATTTAAGTTCCCCTGCCTTAACAATCCATGgaaaaaatcatcaacaaaattTGGGCTTGTGTGTTCAGCAGCACCAGATAACAAGCTTTCTGACCTTGTGGCTGATAGTGTTAAAGGGGCAGAGGAAACGTGCAATGAGAACCCGGCTAGTGGAGAATGCGCGGCGGCTTGGGATGTTGTGGAAGAGGCAAGTGCAGCGGCTAGTCATGCAAGGGACAAGAAGAAGCAGGAAGATGTTTTGGAAAATTATTGCAAGGAAAATCCAGAGACTGATGAGTGCCGTACATATGATAATTGA
- the LOC107002382 gene encoding probable glutamyl endopeptidase, chloroplastic isoform X1, whose product MYEAVAMSLPKVYHRFSLLSLHTTTSPILPKTLFFSSSSLPLAVKRLHSPPLLRPQSRRFVAGKQFKAKSTMVSSRFHHLVPVNALTAEDGGNGTGSNGAADATASVAYDDDVESASVTGYRLPPFEIRDIVDAPPLPALSFSPLRDKILFLKRRSLPPLSDLARPEEKLAGIRIDGKCNTRSRMSFYTGIAIHQLMEDGSLGPEKEIQGLPEGAKINFVMWSNNGQHLAFSVRLDEDDGSSSKLRVWVANVDTGKARPLFESPDVYVNAVFDNFVWVNDSTLLVCTIPLSRGDPPRKPLVPSGPKIQSNEQKNVIQARTYQDLLKDEYDEDLFEYYATTQLVLASLDGEMKPFGPPAIYTSMDPSPDQTYILISSTHKPFSFVVPCGRFPKKVELWKANGEFVRELCDLPLAEDIPIAFNSVRKGMRSINWRADKPSTLYWVETQDGGDAKVDVSPRDIVYTQSPAPHDNEQPKILHKLDLRYGGISWCDDTLALVYESWYKTRKVRTWVISPGSEDVNPRILFDRSSEDVYSDPGSPMSRRTPAGTYVIAKVKKEDDGDTYILLNGSGATPEGNIPFLDLFDINTGSKERIWQSDKEKYFETVVALMSDQKEGELSINELKILTSKESKTENTQYYLLSWPEKRACQITNFPHPYPQLESLQKEMIRYQRKDGVQLTATLYLPPGYDPSRDGPLPCLVWSYPGEFKSKEAASQVRGSPNEFAGIGPTSPLLWLARRFAVLSGPTIPIIGEGDEEANDRYIEQLVASAEAAVEEVVRRGVADPKKIAVGGHSYGAFMTANLLAHAPHLFCCGIARSGAYNRTLTPFGFQNEERTLWEATGTYVEMSPFMSANKIKKPILLIHGEEDNNPGTLTMQSDRFFNALKGHGALCRLVILPYESHGYGARESIMHTLWETDRWLRKHCVYSSDVKADGSVCKDNAEGTVDSQSKAVGAAGGVQELANLDDDQFHSIRRSLL is encoded by the exons ATGTATGAAGCGGTCGCCATGAGCCTTCCCAAAGTCTATCATCGTTTCTCTTTACTCTCTCTACACACTACTACTTCTCCCATTCTTCCCAAAACCCTCTTCTTCTCATCTTCTTCTCTCCCTCTCGCCGTCAAACGCCTCCATTCGCCGCCGTTGCTCCGTCCGCAATCTAGAAGATTCGTCGCCGGTAAGCAATTCAAGGCGAAATCCACTATGGTTTCCTCTAGATTTCACCATCTTGTCCCCGTCAACGCCCTTACTGCGGAGGACGGCGGAAATGGCACTGGCTCTAATGGCGCTGCTGATGCTACTGCTTCTGTTGCTTATGATGACG ATGTAGAATCAGCATCAGTCACGGGATATCGTCTTCCTCCCTTTGAGATTAGAGATATTGTTGATGCTCCACCACTTCCAGCACTGTCATTCTCTCCATTAAGGGATAAAATACTGTTTCTTAAGCGGAGATCCTTGCCACCTTTGTCAGATTTAGCAAGACCGGAGGAGAAGCTTGCTGGAATCCGCATTGACGGGAAATGTAATACCAGGAGTCGCAT GTCTTTCTATACTGGCATAGCCATCCATCAGTTAATGGAAGATGGTAGCCTAGGACCGGAAAAAGAGATCCAGGGTCTCCCCGAAGGtgctaaaattaattttgtgatgTG GTCAAACAATGGTCAGCATTTAGCCTTCAGTGTCCGCCTTGATGag GATGATGGCAGCAGCAGCAAACTGAGAGTATGGGTTGCTAATGTGGATACTGGGAAAGCCAGACCTCTTTTCGAGTCACCAGATGTATATGTAAATGCTGTTTTTGACAA CTTTGTTTGGGTGAATGACTCAACTCTTTTGGTATGTACCATCCCGTTATCTCGTGGAGATCCACCAAGGAAACCTTTGGTCCCCTCTGGCCCCAAGATTCAATCTAATGAGCAAAAGAATGTTATTCAAGCTAGAACCTATCAGGATCTGCTCAAAGATGAATATGATGAAGATCTGTTTGAGTATTATGCTACCACACAACTGGTTTTGGCTTCTTTAGATGGGGAAATGAAGCCCTTTGGTCCACCAGCTATATACACTTCAATGGACCCTTCCCCAGACCAAACATACATTTTGATCTCCTCAACTCACAAGCCGTTTTCATTTGTTGTACCATGCGGAAGGTTTCCCAAAAAGGTTGAATTGTGGAAAGCCAATGGAGAATTTGTGAGAGAACTTTGTGATTTACCCCTTGCCGAAGATATTCCTATTGCATTCAATAGTGTGAGGAAAGGGATGCGATCAATCAATTGGAGAGCAGATAAACCGTCGACTCTCTATTG GGTTGAGACACAAGATGGCGGTGATGCTAAAGTTGACGTTTCTCCACGTGACATAGTCTATACACAATCTCCTGCACCACATGACAATGAACAACCTAAAATTTTACATAAACTGGACCTTCGTTATGG AGGGATTTCCTGGTGTGATGATACACTTGCATTGGTTTACGAATCGTGGTACAAAACAAGGAAGGTGAGGACATGGGTTATATCTCCCGGATCAGAGGATGTAAATCCCCGGATACTATTTGATCGATCATCAGAAGATGTGTATTCTGATCCTGGTTCTCCCATGTCTCGGAGAACTCCTGCTGGAACATATGTTATTGCGAAGGTGAAGAAGGAAGATGATGGGGACACTTACATATTGTTAAATGGAAGTGGCGCTACCCCAGAAGGGAACATTCCGTTTCTCGATTTGTTTGACAT AAATACAGGGAGTAAGGAACGAATATGGCAGAGTGacaaggaaaaatattttgagacagTTGTTGCTTTGATGTCTGATCAGAAGGAAGGAGAGTTGTCAATAAATGAGTTGAAGATACTCACTTCTAAAGAATCCAAAACTGAAAACACTCAGTACTACCTTTTGAGCTGGCCTGAGAAAAGAGCATGTCAGATTACAAACTTCCCTCATCCTTACCCACAGTTGGAATCGTTGCAAAAAGAAATGATCAGATATCAGCGGAAAGATGGAGTTCAACTTACTGCGACCCTATATCTTCCACCAGGTTATGATCCCTCAAGAGATGGACCCCTTCCATGCCTTGTTTGGTCATACCCTGGAGAATTTAAGAGTAAAGAGGCAGCTAGCCAAGTTCGAGGTTCCCCTAATGAGTTTGCTGGAATTGGACCAACATCCCCCCTCCTATGGTTAGCAAGGAG GTTTGCTGTCTTGTCAGGGCCGACAATCCCAATTATTGGAGAGGGTGATGAAGAGGCCAATGACAG GTACATAGAACAACTTGTTGCAAGCGCTGAGGCTGCAGTGGAAGAAGTTGTACGCCGTGGA GTGGCtgatccaaaaaaaattgcTGTTGGTGGCCACTCCTATGGGGCATTCATGACAGCAAACCTCCTTGCACATGCACCTCATCTTTTCTGTTGTGGAATTGCTCGTTCTGGTGCTTATAACAGAACACTAACACCTTTTGGGTTCCAG AATGAGGAGAGAACACTTTGGGAGGCGACCGGTACTTATGTTGAGATGAGCCCTTTTATGTCAGCCAATAAGATTAAAAAGCCTATATTGCTTATCCATGGGGAGGAGGACAACAATCCAGGAACCTTGACGATGCAG TCAGATCGTTTCTTCAATGCACTGAAAGGCCATGGTGCACTTTGTCGCCTTGTAATTCTACCATATGAGAGTCATGGTTATGGAGCACGGGAGAGTATAATGCATACACTCTGGGAGACTGATAGGTGGCTCCGAAAGCATTGCGTCTATTCTTCAGATGTCAAGGCAGATGGTAGCGTGTGCAAGGATAATGCAGAAGGCACAGTAGATTCACAAAGCAAAGCTGTTGGTGCTGCTGGAGGTGTTCAAGAGCTTGCCAATTTGGATGATGACCAATTTCACTCTATCAGAAGGTCTTTATTGTG A
- the LOC107002382 gene encoding probable glutamyl endopeptidase, chloroplastic isoform X3 — MYEAVAMSLPKVYHRFSLLSLHTTTSPILPKTLFFSSSSLPLAVKRLHSPPLLRPQSRRFVAGKQFKAKSTMVSSRFHHLVPVNALTAEDGGNGTGSNGAADATASVAYDDDVESASVTGYRLPPFEIRDIVDAPPLPALSFSPLRDKILFLKRRSLPPLSDLARPEEKLAGIRIDGKCNTRSRMSFYTGIAIHQLMEDGSLGPEKEIQGLPEGAKINFVMWSNNGQHLAFSVRLDEDDGSSSKLRVWVANVDTGKARPLFESPDVYVNAVFDNFVWVNDSTLLVCTIPLSRGDPPRKPLVPSGPKIQSNEQKNVIQARTYQDLLKDEYDEDLFEYYATTQLVLASLDGEMKPFGPPAIYTSMDPSPDQTYILISSTHKPFSFVVPCGRFPKKVELWKANGEFVRELCDLPLAEDIPIAFNSVRKGMRSINWRADKPSTLYWVETQDGGDAKVDVSPRDIVYTQSPAPHDNEQPKILHKLDLRYGGISWCDDTLALVYESWYKTRKVRTWVISPGSEDVNPRILFDRSSEDVYSDPGSPMSRRTPAGTYVIAKVKKEDDGDTYILLNGSGATPEGNIPFLDLFDINTGSKERIWQSDKEKYFETVVALMSDQKEGELSINELKILTSKESKTENTQYYLLSWPEKRACQITNFPHPYPQLESLQKEMIRYQRKDGVQLTATLYLPPGYDPSRDGPLPCLVWSYPGEFKSKEAASQVRGSPNEFAGIGPTSPLLWLARRCVSVLGLLSCQGRQSQLLERVMKRPMTATPKQKRCCLSGLSTNDI; from the exons ATGTATGAAGCGGTCGCCATGAGCCTTCCCAAAGTCTATCATCGTTTCTCTTTACTCTCTCTACACACTACTACTTCTCCCATTCTTCCCAAAACCCTCTTCTTCTCATCTTCTTCTCTCCCTCTCGCCGTCAAACGCCTCCATTCGCCGCCGTTGCTCCGTCCGCAATCTAGAAGATTCGTCGCCGGTAAGCAATTCAAGGCGAAATCCACTATGGTTTCCTCTAGATTTCACCATCTTGTCCCCGTCAACGCCCTTACTGCGGAGGACGGCGGAAATGGCACTGGCTCTAATGGCGCTGCTGATGCTACTGCTTCTGTTGCTTATGATGACG ATGTAGAATCAGCATCAGTCACGGGATATCGTCTTCCTCCCTTTGAGATTAGAGATATTGTTGATGCTCCACCACTTCCAGCACTGTCATTCTCTCCATTAAGGGATAAAATACTGTTTCTTAAGCGGAGATCCTTGCCACCTTTGTCAGATTTAGCAAGACCGGAGGAGAAGCTTGCTGGAATCCGCATTGACGGGAAATGTAATACCAGGAGTCGCAT GTCTTTCTATACTGGCATAGCCATCCATCAGTTAATGGAAGATGGTAGCCTAGGACCGGAAAAAGAGATCCAGGGTCTCCCCGAAGGtgctaaaattaattttgtgatgTG GTCAAACAATGGTCAGCATTTAGCCTTCAGTGTCCGCCTTGATGag GATGATGGCAGCAGCAGCAAACTGAGAGTATGGGTTGCTAATGTGGATACTGGGAAAGCCAGACCTCTTTTCGAGTCACCAGATGTATATGTAAATGCTGTTTTTGACAA CTTTGTTTGGGTGAATGACTCAACTCTTTTGGTATGTACCATCCCGTTATCTCGTGGAGATCCACCAAGGAAACCTTTGGTCCCCTCTGGCCCCAAGATTCAATCTAATGAGCAAAAGAATGTTATTCAAGCTAGAACCTATCAGGATCTGCTCAAAGATGAATATGATGAAGATCTGTTTGAGTATTATGCTACCACACAACTGGTTTTGGCTTCTTTAGATGGGGAAATGAAGCCCTTTGGTCCACCAGCTATATACACTTCAATGGACCCTTCCCCAGACCAAACATACATTTTGATCTCCTCAACTCACAAGCCGTTTTCATTTGTTGTACCATGCGGAAGGTTTCCCAAAAAGGTTGAATTGTGGAAAGCCAATGGAGAATTTGTGAGAGAACTTTGTGATTTACCCCTTGCCGAAGATATTCCTATTGCATTCAATAGTGTGAGGAAAGGGATGCGATCAATCAATTGGAGAGCAGATAAACCGTCGACTCTCTATTG GGTTGAGACACAAGATGGCGGTGATGCTAAAGTTGACGTTTCTCCACGTGACATAGTCTATACACAATCTCCTGCACCACATGACAATGAACAACCTAAAATTTTACATAAACTGGACCTTCGTTATGG AGGGATTTCCTGGTGTGATGATACACTTGCATTGGTTTACGAATCGTGGTACAAAACAAGGAAGGTGAGGACATGGGTTATATCTCCCGGATCAGAGGATGTAAATCCCCGGATACTATTTGATCGATCATCAGAAGATGTGTATTCTGATCCTGGTTCTCCCATGTCTCGGAGAACTCCTGCTGGAACATATGTTATTGCGAAGGTGAAGAAGGAAGATGATGGGGACACTTACATATTGTTAAATGGAAGTGGCGCTACCCCAGAAGGGAACATTCCGTTTCTCGATTTGTTTGACAT AAATACAGGGAGTAAGGAACGAATATGGCAGAGTGacaaggaaaaatattttgagacagTTGTTGCTTTGATGTCTGATCAGAAGGAAGGAGAGTTGTCAATAAATGAGTTGAAGATACTCACTTCTAAAGAATCCAAAACTGAAAACACTCAGTACTACCTTTTGAGCTGGCCTGAGAAAAGAGCATGTCAGATTACAAACTTCCCTCATCCTTACCCACAGTTGGAATCGTTGCAAAAAGAAATGATCAGATATCAGCGGAAAGATGGAGTTCAACTTACTGCGACCCTATATCTTCCACCAGGTTATGATCCCTCAAGAGATGGACCCCTTCCATGCCTTGTTTGGTCATACCCTGGAGAATTTAAGAGTAAAGAGGCAGCTAGCCAAGTTCGAGGTTCCCCTAATGAGTTTGCTGGAATTGGACCAACATCCCCCCTCCTATGGTTAGCAAGGAGGTGTGTCTCTGTTCTCG GTTTGCTGTCTTGTCAGGGCCGACAATCCCAATTATTGGAGAGGGTGATGAAGAGGCCAATGACAG CTACCCCCAAACAAAAAAGATGTTGTCTTTCAGGCCTTTCAACCAACGATATTTGA
- the LOC107029336 gene encoding uncharacterized protein LOC107029336, with product MRAQLLSLATILVLSFIAEKCRQLVGEESASRSRRERFTFINCFDMSYGTIGCILKELVKIYLHYIRATHVHKVRNEATKEAVQESLSRGLSLEDAVRTGQQVGNAVAKRASLQAKHIMGPMVSSGWDFFETIYVGGTLYEAMIRSVGTLMGSYIGGIIGEGKNRWLGFLLGSQFGSWIGGRLGLILYDVGNGLQFLLQLTKTNKSDGESNSLLLISS from the exons ATGAGGGCACAGTTGCTCTCTTTGGCAACAATTTTGGTTCTAAGTTTCATAG CTGAAAAATGCAGACAGTTAGTCGGAGAAGAATCAGCTTCGAGAAGCAGAAGAGAAAGATTCACATTCATAAACTGCTTCGACATGAGTTATGGAACCATAGGCTGCATACTCAAGGAATTGGTGAAGATTTATTTACACTACATTAGGGCAACTCATGTGCACAAGGTTAGAAATGAAGCAACTAAAGAAGCAGTTCAAGAAAGCTTGTCTAGAGGACTAAGTCTTGAAGATGCAGTGAGAACAGGGCAACAAGTTGGAAATGCTGTGGCAAAAAGAGCATCTTTACAAGCAAAACATATTATGGGGCCAATGGTGTCATCAGGATGGGACTTTTTTGAGACTATATATGTTGGTGGTACATTGTATGAGGCAATGATTAGAAGTGTTGGCACATTGATGGGGTCATATATTGGAGGAATTATTGGGGAAGGGAAAAATAGATGGTTGGGTTTTCTTTTGGGAAGCCAATTTGGTAGTTGGATTGGTGGGAGGTTGGGTCTAATATTGTATGATGTGGGAAATGGGCTGCAGTTTCTACTTCAACTCACTAAGACTAATAAGAGTGATGGAGAAAGTAATTCACTCTTGTTGATTTCTAGTTag
- the LOC107011958 gene encoding protein WHAT'S THIS FACTOR 1 homolog, chloroplastic — protein MLNLIGRRRCLSAEVKSSNLLLFIDSSAIMQWNRSMTTSKRVQDRSKKKRVHDLEIVTEKHKILSKVLLIFEVLKQEPQQIISIRELDDYRRQLNLPKPHKISAFLRKSPKLFELYKDDRGILWCGLTKEAEDLVREEEAIIEQHSDKAAELVTRMLMMSVDKRLALDKIVHFRRELGLPMDFRNHWVRRFPDHFRVVQPFKPYDESEYLELANWKSSWAMTELERKALGVMQAPDDHVPGPLTLSFPMKFPPDYKQLLSRYKGKIEDFQKREYLSPYADASELKAGTLEFNKRAVAVMHELLSFTVGKRLVTDYLTHFRKEFVMPQKLMRLLLKHFGIFYVSERGKRFHVFINSAYEGSELIEKHPLIVWREKVLSFVGYRKKKETIDTLTDSQEYEDDMFEYESEDENVQVDNNELTKDSLEGDFLENESEMEIDEVCSAYRE, from the coding sequence ATGCTCAACCTTATTGGTAGACGTCGATGTTTATCTGCTGAagtaaaatcatcaaatttgtTGTTGTTCATAGATTCTTCAGCAATCATGCAATGGAACCGATCAATGACCACCAGTAAAAGAGTCCAAGACAGAAGCAAGAAGAAGCGGGTGCATGACCTTGAAATAGTGACAGAGAAGCACAAAATACTCTCCAAAGTCCTATTAATATTTGAAGTCCTTAAGCAGGAGCCTCAACAAATCATATCGATTAGGGAACTTGATGATTATAGAAGACAACTAAACCTCCCAAAACCCCATAAAATCTCGGCCTTCCTGCGGAAATCCCCCAAGCTTTTTGAGCTGTACAAGGATGATAGAGGTATCTTGTGGTGTGGTCTGACAAAAGAGGCTGAAGATTTAGTCCGGGAAGAGGAGGCTATTATTGAACAACACAGTGATAAAGCTGCAGAGCTTGTGACTAGGATGCTGATGATGTCTGTAGACAAGCGCCTTGCCTTAGATAAAATTGTTCATTTCAGAAGAGAATTGGGGTTGCCGATGGATTTTAGGAACCATTGGGTGCGGAGGTTTCCTGATCACTTTAGAGTTGTTCAGCCATTCAAGCCTTATGATGAAAGTGAGTACTTAGAGCTTGCAAATTGGAAATCAAGTTGGGCTATGACAGAGTTAGAAAGAAAGGCATTGGGGGTTATGCAGGCCCCAGATGATCACGTACCTGGTCCTCTTACCTTGTCTTTCCCCATGAAATTTCCACCTGATTATAAACAATTGTTGTCCAGATATAAGGGGAAGATAGAGGATTTTCAGAAGCGGGAATACTTGTCACCTTATGCAGATGCCAGTGAATTAAAGGCTGGAACACTGGAGTTCAATAAGCGGGCAGTTGCAGTGATGCATGAGCTGCTGAGTTTTACAGTCGGAAAGAGGTTGGTGACAGATTACTTGACTCATTTTAGAAAGGAGTTTGTAATGCCTCAGAAACTGATGAGACTGTTGCTGAAACATTTTGGGATCTTTTATGTTTCAGAAAGAGGCAAAAGGTTTCATGTATTTATCAACAGTGCTTATGAAGGTTCTGAGTTGATCGAGAAACATCCTTTGATTGTTTGGAGGGAAAAAGTTCTAAGCTTTGTTGGTTAtagaaagaagaaggaaacaATAGACACTCTTACAGATTCGCAGGAATATGAAGATGATATGTTTGAGTATGAGTCAGAAGATGAAAATGTTCAAGTGGATAACAACGAGCTGACTAAGGATAGTTTAGAGGGGGATTTTCTGGAAAATGAATCTGAGATGGAAATAGATGAAGTTTGTAGTGCATACAGGGAATGA
- the LOC107001544 gene encoding cytochrome c oxidase subunit 5C-2 — MAGHRIAHATLKGPSVVKEIVIASVLGLAAGSLWKMHHWNEQRKVRSFYDLLEKGEISIVAEE; from the coding sequence ATGGCTGGCCATAGGATTGCACATGCCACATTGAAAGGACCTAGTGTCGTCAAGGAAATAGTTATCGCAAGTGTACTTGGTTTGGCTGCTGGAAGCTTGTGGAAGATGCACCACTGGAACGAGCAAAGAAAAGTTAGGTCATTTTATGACTTGCTGGAGAAGGGTGAAATAAGTATAGTTGCAGAAGAATAG
- the LOC107007240 gene encoding bZIP transcription factor 53-like: MASTQQPASSGSDGQRYATNDERKRKRMESNRESARRSRKRKQQHLEELMSQLTQLQNQSTIWREKIESVGRNFHTLDAENNVLRAQMAELTERLDSLNSLTRFWADANGLAVDIPEIPDTLLEPWQLPCPIQPITASADMFQF, translated from the coding sequence ATGGCTTCGACTCAGCAACCAGCTAGTTCGGGTTCTGATGGCCAGCGATATGCTACTAATGATGAGAGAAAACGAAAGAGAATGGAGTCTAACCGTGAATCTGCAAGGCGGTCACGGAAGAGGAAGCAGCAGCATTTGGAGGAGTTGATGAGCCAATTGACACAGCTGCAGAATCAGAGCACTATCTGGCGTGAGAAGATCGAATCTGTTGGAAGAAACTTCCACACCCTTGATGCGGAGAACAATGTCTTGAGGGCTCAAATGGCTGAACTGACTGAACGCTTAGATTCTCTGAATTCCCTCACTCGTTTTTGGGCTGACGCTAATGGACTCGCTGTGGACATCCCTGAAATTCCAGACACTTTGCTTGAGCCTTGGCAGCTCCCTTGCCCAATTCAACCCATTACTGCCTCTGCTGATATGTTTCAGTTTTGA
- the LOC107002382 gene encoding probable glutamyl endopeptidase, chloroplastic isoform X2, with amino-acid sequence MYEAVAMSLPKVYHRFSLLSLHTTTSPILPKTLFFSSSSLPLAVKRLHSPPLLRPQSRRFVAGKQFKAKSTMVSSRFHHLVPVNALTAEDGGNGTGSNGAADATASVAYDDDVESASVTGYRLPPFEIRDIVDAPPLPALSFSPLRDKILFLKRRSLPPLSDLARPEEKLAGIRIDGKCNTRSRMSFYTGIAIHQLMEDGSLGPEKEIQGLPEGAKINFVMWSNNGQHLAFSVRLDEDDGSSSKLRVWVANVDTGKARPLFESPDVYVNAVFDNFVWVNDSTLLVCTIPLSRGDPPRKPLVPSGPKIQSNEQKNVIQARTYQDLLKDEYDEDLFEYYATTQLVLASLDGEMKPFGPPAIYTSMDPSPDQTYILISSTHKPFSFVVPCGRFPKKVELWKANGEFVRELCDLPLAEDIPIAFNSVRKGMRSINWRADKPSTLYWVETQDGGDAKVDVSPRDIVYTQSPAPHDNEQPKILHKLDLRYGGISWCDDTLALVYESWYKTRKVRTWVISPGSEDVNPRILFDRSSEDVYSDPGSPMSRRTPAGTYVIAKVKKEDDGDTYILLNGSGATPEGNIPFLDLFDINTGSKERIWQSDKEKYFETVVALMSDQKEGELSINELKILTSKESKTENTQYYLLSWPEKRACQITNFPHPYPQLESLQKEMIRYQRKDGVQLTATLYLPPGYDPSRDGPLPCLVWSYPGEFKSKEAASQVRGSPNEFAGIGPTSPLLWLARRFAVLSGPTIPIIGEGDEEANDSYPQTKKMLSFRPFNQRYLIQTWRATFAKSLKHFLENRSWIKFGESETKQTIMALGN; translated from the exons ATGTATGAAGCGGTCGCCATGAGCCTTCCCAAAGTCTATCATCGTTTCTCTTTACTCTCTCTACACACTACTACTTCTCCCATTCTTCCCAAAACCCTCTTCTTCTCATCTTCTTCTCTCCCTCTCGCCGTCAAACGCCTCCATTCGCCGCCGTTGCTCCGTCCGCAATCTAGAAGATTCGTCGCCGGTAAGCAATTCAAGGCGAAATCCACTATGGTTTCCTCTAGATTTCACCATCTTGTCCCCGTCAACGCCCTTACTGCGGAGGACGGCGGAAATGGCACTGGCTCTAATGGCGCTGCTGATGCTACTGCTTCTGTTGCTTATGATGACG ATGTAGAATCAGCATCAGTCACGGGATATCGTCTTCCTCCCTTTGAGATTAGAGATATTGTTGATGCTCCACCACTTCCAGCACTGTCATTCTCTCCATTAAGGGATAAAATACTGTTTCTTAAGCGGAGATCCTTGCCACCTTTGTCAGATTTAGCAAGACCGGAGGAGAAGCTTGCTGGAATCCGCATTGACGGGAAATGTAATACCAGGAGTCGCAT GTCTTTCTATACTGGCATAGCCATCCATCAGTTAATGGAAGATGGTAGCCTAGGACCGGAAAAAGAGATCCAGGGTCTCCCCGAAGGtgctaaaattaattttgtgatgTG GTCAAACAATGGTCAGCATTTAGCCTTCAGTGTCCGCCTTGATGag GATGATGGCAGCAGCAGCAAACTGAGAGTATGGGTTGCTAATGTGGATACTGGGAAAGCCAGACCTCTTTTCGAGTCACCAGATGTATATGTAAATGCTGTTTTTGACAA CTTTGTTTGGGTGAATGACTCAACTCTTTTGGTATGTACCATCCCGTTATCTCGTGGAGATCCACCAAGGAAACCTTTGGTCCCCTCTGGCCCCAAGATTCAATCTAATGAGCAAAAGAATGTTATTCAAGCTAGAACCTATCAGGATCTGCTCAAAGATGAATATGATGAAGATCTGTTTGAGTATTATGCTACCACACAACTGGTTTTGGCTTCTTTAGATGGGGAAATGAAGCCCTTTGGTCCACCAGCTATATACACTTCAATGGACCCTTCCCCAGACCAAACATACATTTTGATCTCCTCAACTCACAAGCCGTTTTCATTTGTTGTACCATGCGGAAGGTTTCCCAAAAAGGTTGAATTGTGGAAAGCCAATGGAGAATTTGTGAGAGAACTTTGTGATTTACCCCTTGCCGAAGATATTCCTATTGCATTCAATAGTGTGAGGAAAGGGATGCGATCAATCAATTGGAGAGCAGATAAACCGTCGACTCTCTATTG GGTTGAGACACAAGATGGCGGTGATGCTAAAGTTGACGTTTCTCCACGTGACATAGTCTATACACAATCTCCTGCACCACATGACAATGAACAACCTAAAATTTTACATAAACTGGACCTTCGTTATGG AGGGATTTCCTGGTGTGATGATACACTTGCATTGGTTTACGAATCGTGGTACAAAACAAGGAAGGTGAGGACATGGGTTATATCTCCCGGATCAGAGGATGTAAATCCCCGGATACTATTTGATCGATCATCAGAAGATGTGTATTCTGATCCTGGTTCTCCCATGTCTCGGAGAACTCCTGCTGGAACATATGTTATTGCGAAGGTGAAGAAGGAAGATGATGGGGACACTTACATATTGTTAAATGGAAGTGGCGCTACCCCAGAAGGGAACATTCCGTTTCTCGATTTGTTTGACAT AAATACAGGGAGTAAGGAACGAATATGGCAGAGTGacaaggaaaaatattttgagacagTTGTTGCTTTGATGTCTGATCAGAAGGAAGGAGAGTTGTCAATAAATGAGTTGAAGATACTCACTTCTAAAGAATCCAAAACTGAAAACACTCAGTACTACCTTTTGAGCTGGCCTGAGAAAAGAGCATGTCAGATTACAAACTTCCCTCATCCTTACCCACAGTTGGAATCGTTGCAAAAAGAAATGATCAGATATCAGCGGAAAGATGGAGTTCAACTTACTGCGACCCTATATCTTCCACCAGGTTATGATCCCTCAAGAGATGGACCCCTTCCATGCCTTGTTTGGTCATACCCTGGAGAATTTAAGAGTAAAGAGGCAGCTAGCCAAGTTCGAGGTTCCCCTAATGAGTTTGCTGGAATTGGACCAACATCCCCCCTCCTATGGTTAGCAAGGAG GTTTGCTGTCTTGTCAGGGCCGACAATCCCAATTATTGGAGAGGGTGATGAAGAGGCCAATGACAG CTACCCCCAAACAAAAAAGATGTTGTCTTTCAGGCCTTTCAACCAACGATATTTGATACAAACCTGGAGAGCCACTTTTGCTAAAAGCTTAAagcattttcttgaaaatcgcTCGTGGATTAAATTTGGAGAGTCGGAGACCAAACAAACAATAATGGCACTGGGGAATTGA